Proteins from one Leptospira bourretii genomic window:
- a CDS encoding VOC family protein, with product MKENKNMDFVLPQFFSVNLFGGENTAIPAQFYQSFLGGTLLKESFGHSELKLATGQTIVFSKNSEHCPVRPGTITIQCLPETVQNHPQLSTLKLVEQVPGKNYSLYEDSWGNWIWIYFLDSK from the coding sequence ATGAAAGAAAATAAAAACATGGATTTTGTCCTCCCTCAGTTTTTCTCGGTGAATTTATTCGGTGGAGAAAATACTGCGATACCAGCACAGTTTTACCAATCGTTTTTGGGTGGAACTCTTCTAAAAGAAAGTTTTGGCCATTCCGAATTGAAACTTGCAACTGGCCAAACCATAGTCTTTTCCAAAAATTCAGAACATTGCCCCGTGCGACCAGGGACCATTACCATTCAATGTTTGCCCGAAACGGTCCAAAATCATCCTCAACTTTCCACTTTGAAGTTAGTCGAGCAAGTGCCAGGGAAGAATTATTCTTTGTATGAAGACTCTTGGGGGAACTGGATTTGGATTTATTTTTTAGATTCTAAGTAA